The Thermoplasmata archaeon DNA window GGAATGTCGAAGGCACGCCGAAGGGCCATCGAGAGAGCGGACAACCTCGGTCTCGAGATGGTTGAGCTCGGCCCGCAAGATCTCGGCTCTTGTTACGAGCTCCTCAAAGCGACCTACTCTCGAGCGAAGGTTCCACTGGCTGATCGGAGCCTCTTTTCGAGTGCTTTCGATCTGCTCTTGGATTCCGGACACTTGTGGGCGTGCGGCGCGCGTTCGTCGGATTCGCTTTGCGCCGTGCGGTTGGTTCTTCGATGGAAGCGATCGTTGTTTGACTGGTATGCGGGGTCTTCCGAGCTTGGCAGATCGATGCACGCAGATGAATGGCTTATCTGGCAGCTCCTCCAGAAAGGTATCCATTGCGAGTGTGCAACCTTCGACTTCGGAGGAGCCGGCGCACCAGGCGCCGATTATGGCCCAGGGGAGTTCAAGAGACGGTTCGGGGGTCGAAAGATCGAACCCGGTAGGTTCGTGAAGACCTATCACCCATGGACTCGACGAGTTGCAACTTCAATCTACGAACTCTGGAGATTCCTGTCTTGAGCCAACTGAAGCCAATGCAGCCAGGTGCTCGGGTCGTCGAAGTGGGCGACGGCATCGACGGGTGCGCGGCCTCGGGTCCGCGTCCGGATGCGTGGACAGAATACATTGACGCGAGGCTGGTATGGGAACCTCTTGCCGAGCTTCTTCTGGAGCGTCCGAGGTGCGTTCTCGACTTGGGATGCGGGGATGGACACGTCGCACGGGAACTTTCTAGACGGGGATTCTGGGCCATCGGGGTCGATATTCAAAGGGCGGTCGGTCCCCAGGTGGTTTCGAGGGTGGAGAGCTTGCCATTCCGGAACGAGACCTTCGACCTTGTCCTCCTAGTACTCGTGCTCATGCATGTGCCTCGGGCAGAATTTACCATGCGCGAGATCAGGAGAGTAATGAAGCGGGGGGCCACGCTGTTGATTGCGGTCGGAAACCGGCAGAGTTTCACAGGTCTGGCTGTTCGCGAGGGCAGTCCACGTTTCCTGAACGAGCGCATCCCATACCACTACTACCGCTCCTACAATAGACGCCAATTGAAGGAACTCCTCGTCTGCTCCGGATTCAAGGTTAAAAGCATTCGCTGCGTCACATTTGTCCCTCGATTCGTTGCCAACTCGCATCCGAAGTTCCTTCGGAGAGTTCTCACAGTTGCCGTCTTTGCGGAGAGAATGCTTGCGGCCGTTCCGCTGATCCGGTGGTGCGGCGTTCGCCTCCTTGCGCTCGGAGAGGCGGAATAGAGTTGAGCTTATCCGTGGAACCCATCACTGACCAATCGAAGGTCCCTTGGGAACCTTTGGCAGGACGGAGGTTCTTTCAGAATCCAGATTTGGGAGACATCTACAGTAGAGAGACCCGTCACGATGTCCTTCGGTTCTCAAGAGTGGATGACGGGGAGCTCAAAGGCTACGCGCAAGTTGTGCTGTTCCGCGAAGGGCCCCCGCTCCTCAGAGCATTGGCTTCTCACGGTACCATTCGCCACGGTCCGGTAATGAGGCCTGATTCTTCGTCCTCAGACTGGGCATCGTTTCTCATGCAAATTATCAAAGAGACGCGCGACACCATGACATATCTTCGGATTTACCCGGGTAGAATGGCCATTCCAGAGCAGGCGGCTGCCGGGGCGGGTTTCCAACGCACTCCGTGGCTGGATTTCTTCGTCGATATCGAGAGACCCGAAAGGTCCATTCTTGCTGGAATGAGCAAGGATCGTCGGTACGGGATTCGAAAGGGGACGGAGCGGGGAGTCTCGGTGTGGACTGCGGAGAACCGCGAGGACGTTGAACAGGCCTATCAACTCTTGCTCCAGACCCACAAACGAGCACGTTTTCCTCTCGAACCCGTTCGTTTCTTCTCAGAGATATTCCGTAATTTCGCACGAGACAGATTTTGCATCCTCACCGCCAAGCACAAAGACAGGCCTCTCGCGACCTGTGTGGTTGCAGTCGACGGTCGTTCTGGTGTGAACTGGTACGCGGGATCTTCATCGGATCCCTCGGCAAGCCGATTCTACCCCAACGACGTCGTGATTTGGGAAGCGATTCGATGGAGCCGTGCCCACGGGCTCTCTTTCTTCGAGATGGGAGGCGGAGGGCCCCCAGGAGACGCAAGAGGTTTTGTTTCGTTCAAGAAGCAGTTCGGCGGGGCGACCGTCGATGTGGGCCGTTATACTTTCGTCCCGAAGCCGTGGAAGTTCGGGTTGGCTTCTCGAGGTTTCGGCCTATTCCGCATGATCCGGCGGCTGAGTCGATGACCCATACCTCAGGACGGCCTGGCCTGAGGCCAAGGCTTTGGGTTGACTTTTCCACGCGCGATATGCTGGCTTGTTTGCACGGTGACAACCGTGTCCGATCGGAGGACGGCCTACCAATCCAACGGGGAGCAGGCCTTCTTCTGAATAGTGGTCGGGCAGGCCTCCACGTTTTGCTCAAGAGCCTTTCTCTTCCCGCGGGCAGCAAAGTCGGGGTCCCGCTATTTGTGTGCGAGGCTGTCTTTGAGGCAGTCGTTCACGCTGGATGCCAGCCGGTGTTTCTCGATGTCGATCCGGAGACAATGATTCTTCCCGCTTCTCAACTCGATCGGCAAGACGCCGTCGCCGCTGTGGTCGCAGTGCACTTGTTCGGCAACCCTGTTGATGTCCATACATTGTCCGACGGGCGATCCATTCCTGTCATTGAGGACTGCGCTCACGCATTGTTCAGCACGATGCATGGGCGACGAGTAGGGACTCAGGGGATTGGGGCGATTTATTCGTTCGGCCTCGGGAAACCCGTTTCCATCGGCCGCCTCGGAGCTGCTATTGCTGCTGGGAAGAAGGAGGCGGAGTCCCTCGAGCGGGTTGCGGGCGGAATCCCACCTGAGACTTGGGGCGAACGTGCCTCCCGTGGGATTCAGTCAAGTGCCATCTCGGCGATGTACAGGAAACCATGGTACGGCATGTTTGCCTATGAACTCGGCCGAACGTTCGAACGGGCCCTTGACCCGATGGCACACAACGTTCGCGAATACGCGACCGCTGACGTCCAGTTGTTGGCTCTCGTCATCTCCAAGCTCTCGTCCTATAAGTCTCGAGTTCCGTTCCAACAAGACGCATGGAAGGTCCTCACGGACGCGGCGATTGATGGATCGGGCAATGAAATTAGACCACAGCTGACCGAACCGGGGGGCACATCTGATCAGTGGGTCCTCGCATTGAACTGTGGTTCCAGAGCTCGTCGCGACTTTTTGGCGCGGGCGCTGCTCAGATTTGAGATCGACTCAATCGAGATGTATGACGGAGTCCCGGAATCTGCGTCGCGTCGTTTCGGATACAGGGGTGGCGCGCCTGTCGCTGAGCACCTATCCAAGACAGTGCTTGCAATACCGGTTCTTACCGGTAACAACGCCGATTCGGTCGAGCGAGTTGCGGGCCAGTTGTTCGATGCTGTACGGACTGTGGTCCGATGAGAGTGTCGATCGAGGTGGGTCATCCAGCTCATGTGCACTACTGGAGGCCAGTCTACAGGGCGCTACTCGCCGAAGGGCATGACGTTGTCTTGTTCGCCCGCGGGAAAGAAACCACGTTCGCCCTCTTGCGGGCCTTGCAGATTCCATTCATCCCAGTCGGGCGTAACTTCCCCACGATCGCAGGCAAAGCTGTCGGAATGGCCTACAATACATTGGATGTACTTCGCGAGTCCAGACGACTACATATACAGCTCATGCTCAGTGGCGGCATGCCATACAGCGCTCAAGCCAGCGCGATTCTCGGCGTTCCGCATCTGGCGATAATCGATACTGAGAACGCCACGTTGACCCTTGGTGTCACCATCCCGTTCACGGATGTAGTTTGCACTCCGGCCTGTTTCCGGAAGTCATTCAAGAATGCAATCCACGTCAGATTTGATGGTTACGTAGAGTCGATGTATCTGCGGCCGGAATACTTCACCCTTTCAACCGGGATACGGGAGCAGCTGGGCCTGCTACCTGGCCAGCCATTTTCCGTGGTACGGTTTTCTTCTTGGGATTCAAGCCATGATTTGGTTCGAGTTCGAACAGGCCTCGAATCGAGTGCCGGGAAGGACCTTCTAATTCGGAGCTTGGCGAGACACGGCCCAGTTTTTGCGAGCAGTGAAGTCCCCCTTCCGTCGTCGCTTCTCAAACTCGTCCGTCAAGTCCCATTGAATGATGTTCATTCCCTGCTTCACTACGCATCAGTGTATTGTGGCGAAGGGGCCAAGATGGCTGCAGAAGCCGGCCTACTAGGTACTCCATGGCTCTATGTTTCTCCGATCGGCCGAAGCTACCTCGACGAACAAGAGAACAGATTTGCACTCGGCAGGTCCACCTCCACCCTTGAAGACGCAATTAGCCAGGCGGAAGCTTGGCTGAGCGACCCGAACCTGAAGGAAAAGTGGCTCGGACGCAGAAGGCAGCTTCTTGACGCAACCAGCGACGTGACACAGTTCGTCCTGCAACAAATCCACAGTCTCATGGGGGTCCTTCACTGAGTGCTGTGAAGGCAGGGCTAAGTGAGGCGGAAGGCGACCGGTCCGATTTGAAGATAGCTTATGTCGTATCGATGACCAACGGGCTACACAGCTTCGTCTACCGAGAAATCCGCGAGCTCCGTTCACACGGAGTGCTAGTTGTGA harbors:
- a CDS encoding GNAT family N-acetyltransferase, whose product is MEVLSDVPDPAWNRFLDANPESSIFQSPRLRSVFRKTTGYRPFVFAVESGGEIAALVSGAIVSFSRQVLARLSSRVVIVGGPIGQHDLFPAVLNAVDELARNSAVFSQIRNLKAPEDRAAFESVGYEWEDHLNFVVDFDQTLDKLWRGMSKARRRAIERADNLGLEMVELGPQDLGSCYELLKATYSRAKVPLADRSLFSSAFDLLLDSGHLWACGARSSDSLCAVRLVLRWKRSLFDWYAGSSELGRSMHADEWLIWQLLQKGIHCECATFDFGGAGAPGADYGPGEFKRRFGGRKIEPGRFVKTYHPWTRRVATSIYELWRFLS
- a CDS encoding class I SAM-dependent methyltransferase translates to MSQLKPMQPGARVVEVGDGIDGCAASGPRPDAWTEYIDARLVWEPLAELLLERPRCVLDLGCGDGHVARELSRRGFWAIGVDIQRAVGPQVVSRVESLPFRNETFDLVLLVLVLMHVPRAEFTMREIRRVMKRGATLLIAVGNRQSFTGLAVREGSPRFLNERIPYHYYRSYNRRQLKELLVCSGFKVKSIRCVTFVPRFVANSHPKFLRRVLTVAVFAERMLAAVPLIRWCGVRLLALGEAE
- a CDS encoding GNAT family N-acetyltransferase produces the protein MAIPEQAAAGAGFQRTPWLDFFVDIERPERSILAGMSKDRRYGIRKGTERGVSVWTAENREDVEQAYQLLLQTHKRARFPLEPVRFFSEIFRNFARDRFCILTAKHKDRPLATCVVAVDGRSGVNWYAGSSSDPSASRFYPNDVVIWEAIRWSRAHGLSFFEMGGGGPPGDARGFVSFKKQFGGATVDVGRYTFVPKPWKFGLASRGFGLFRMIRRLSR
- a CDS encoding DegT/DnrJ/EryC1/StrS family aminotransferase, yielding MLACLHGDNRVRSEDGLPIQRGAGLLLNSGRAGLHVLLKSLSLPAGSKVGVPLFVCEAVFEAVVHAGCQPVFLDVDPETMILPASQLDRQDAVAAVVAVHLFGNPVDVHTLSDGRSIPVIEDCAHALFSTMHGRRVGTQGIGAIYSFGLGKPVSIGRLGAAIAAGKKEAESLERVAGGIPPETWGERASRGIQSSAISAMYRKPWYGMFAYELGRTFERALDPMAHNVREYATADVQLLALVISKLSSYKSRVPFQQDAWKVLTDAAIDGSGNEIRPQLTEPGGTSDQWVLALNCGSRARRDFLARALLRFEIDSIEMYDGVPESASRRFGYRGGAPVAEHLSKTVLAIPVLTGNNADSVERVAGQLFDAVRTVVR